atcgctagtattaaatgcatattatttttatatagtagcaaccttcaaatgattcgtgtcaaaatttgacgtctgtaagtcaattagtttgtgagatagagcgtcttttgtgaagcaacttttgttattgtgaagaaaatggaaaaagatgaatttcgtgttttgataaaatactgttttctgaagggaaaaaatacggtggaagcaaaaacttggtttgataatgagtttccgaactccgccccagggaaatcaacaataattgattggtatacaaaattcaagcgtggtgaaatgagcacggaggacgttgaacgcagtggacgcccgaaagaggtggttaccgccgatagcatcaaaaaaatccacaaaatgattttgaatgactgtaaaatgaagttgatcaagatagcagaggccttaaagatatcaaaggaacgtgttggtcatatcattcatcaatatttggatatgcggaagctctgtgcaaaatgggtgccgcgcgagctcacatttgaccaaaaacaacaacgtgttgatgattctgagcggtgtttgcagctgttaactcgtaatacacccgaggttttccgtcgatatgtgaaagCGGATgacacatggctccatcactacactcttgagtccaatcgacagtcggctgagtggacagcgaccggtgaaccgtctccgaagcgtggaaagactcaaaagtccgctggcaaggtaatggcctctgttttttggtatgcgcatggaataatttttatcgattatcttgagaaggggaaaaccatcaacagtgactattatatggcgttattggagcgtttgaaggtcgaaatcgcggcaaaacgggcccatatgaagaagaaaaaaagtgttgttccaacaagacaacgcactgtgccacaagtcattgagaacgatggcaaaaattcatgaattgggcttcgaattgcttccccacccaccgtattctccagatctggcccccaccgactttttcttgttctcagacctcaaaaggatgctcgcagggaaaagatttggctgcaatgaagagatgatcgccgaaactgaggcctattttgaggcaaaaccgaaggagtacaaaatggtatcaaaaaattggaaggtcgttataattgttgtatcgctcttgaagggaactatgttgaataataaagacgaattttgacaaaaaaaaaagtgtgtttttctttgttagaccagggacttatcagccaaccttttagtgtcaatcacagttttaattgagcaaaaaaaaatacttgattaaaaaattaattgattttattagcaaattaaaattaattttttaattgattcaattaaaaatttaattgatgttgactgcaaaactcaattaattttttaattaaaaaaggtaactattttcaattactttccgaATTGacatagtgtttttagtttgattaataaTTGATTGCTTGAAaacaaattaatgaaaattaaaaaaactgtccatcactttttttaactgacttagtcttacgagtttgattaaaaagttaattctattaattaatttttttattaaaaattttaaaattttcaatcaaacaTGACTAGATTAACATGTTTCtagattaattaaaaagttatttgaatcaattaattttttgattgaaaaagttttcagtttcaattaactttttaattggaaatattttggtgatattttttctgtgtagtgatttttgagtagaaaaaaagtaaacaaaaagaaacaagaaGTTGATGAAAATGTAAGTATTattctattttggcaaaatacatttaagaaaatatattattaCCTGCATTTAGGGAAACGGATTAAAGGaaggaatgctcagtagccgctttaaaaaaactcattttttcaacaacatatttaaaagcttcttttgacagACGAAAACGccttttaaatctatggatgtacaaaacacaattagttaaaagcactcacttcaaaatagaatcacttactctacttcaggcaatgctaaaaggctgcttttgtcacgaatatttttccttattaatgccactttgtactcatcctCTGAATCCGAAAATTTActgcgatcgaaatgtttctctatacgaaacagaactcgatgacgaatgcggtgatttggtcccagatatcttatcattcagttccggaaaaTTGCACCATTACCAAGAGCTAAATTGTAAGGGTGCACCCAAAAAATCACCCCAAAACATGTTTCaaggacaaaatgttatttttgaacggtgaACAAGGAACATTTTTCGAagaatttccgaccaatcagcttatcctcattccttctTAAGACTGTGGAGAGGCTGATAAATATTTATCTTAGTACTAGCATCAATTCAagattgctctcgaaacgacaacatgcttaCTCGAAGGGCAAATCTACTAGACCACATTGCATGCACTACTCAGCTGTATTGAAagttcactatctgtcaattgTGGATTCTCTAGACATCGGAAggaccatccgagctcgatattaaatggattgacaactctgaatgatgACCGAGGGATACTGTTATGCTGTTAGACCAACTTCTAACGAAGCGACGTATTTCAGTCACActaagacaagcaaacatacatactgagaatggtcttggggtaaatcctgcaaagacagaactagtcatgcacTGCAAAGAACGCAAAAgaaccctttggtgagtgtccaAATTACCTTGGGATTATTTTGGGCaggagcttaatattgaagaaagggcgtaaATAGCCACGAtaactttgtactcgtgcaaaaaggcaatatgaaaaaagtggggactaaaattgtgcatttgctatatatggcagtgtttagacctATAATGTGTTGTAGCCTAGTGGCCGGCGCTTCCgcatatctcaggtgcattcagtaagacaggaacagattcccttaatgtcttgCTGCATCtgatgcctttagacattttgaccaaacagtCCGCTGCACCAACGGCTGCACGGTTGCgcaagctatcgctgtggtcggaaaaatgtacggtcacagttcggtcctcaaaataatgccacatGTGCCAAACGTAATGGAGCACATGTTTTATACTTTCGAGTTCATGTGCCTATAATAATATTACCTACCAAactcaatttttctttttgtaacaAAACTGCTGTgcaaattcattaaaaacatAATTATGACGAAAGTTGGAAAGAATaattaagggagccaccgtggtgcaatggttagcatgtgaaCTTCACGTTTTTGTTCCCGATCACAATTATTAAAGGATGGTCATGCCAGCAATATTCCGTAGTCGGCTCAATCCCCCCAACCAAATCTGAAAAGACTGCTAAGTAAATACCCACCAAAGGTTCCGACAAATTTTCACGCAATAAggcaacaattttaattttatagaaaatcttattagaAGTATGTCCAAAAGTATTAAAGAtactcaaaaacaaaaaggtatttcaattcaaaagtaCATGTCATGTACCCGTTTTTGCACGCTACAGTATGTTGCACCTGCgagttgtactttgcacacaacaaTACGGTCTCAGACTGTTCCTTCGTTGCGTTCCATACAAATTATGATTGAAACACATGTAGTTATTTTCCGTATGCTTGCACCATACTTCATTCCTCCAACGACCCGTTTAAAAGTAATATTGCTTGTCTACAGAGAAGTGGTTACTGACTGAATTCTTCCTATAAGTattcctggtaataggagtttttaccCTTTTTTCGCCAAGTTAGTGATGAATCAATTGTCatatttaaaccaaaaatgtcgCCTACTAATTTCGAGTATATTGGGGATATTAAGTCTTTTAGGTATACTCCGGACCAGATACATAAAATTGCGCTATAACCTGTGTTTAACAAACCGGAATTGGTTTATACCTTTTGACATATGCCAAGTATTAGATTGGTTTAGGGTATCTTGTGGTCGTTTATACCCGACTTTAGCTCTTGTTTTATTGCTTTCCTTATTAAACCTGAAAGTAAAAGGCCTTgctaatttaaatatatgtatgtgtcaTATGGCAAATGGTAACACTTATACAAAATACAAGAATAGCATAATTATACAAAACTATTCTGTGACAAATggcaataaaacaaaacattcaTTCTAAGGATATAACCAAGATACACTACAAAACATCATGGCCATTACTCCATATATAAATGGGGAAAGAGTTATTGCAGGCACATTTCGGGACAACGAAAATACCGCAAGAAATCGATCAAACATCAAACTTCTTGTTTACTCAGCCTATTTTTTGCCTTGGTTACGCTGGAGAACCCAACAGTTCAATGTATGAATGATGGTGGATGCACACCACCAAaggaatgaaaatgaaaaaaattcgtatagTAGCTgggaaaaagaaaattatcatTTGAGTAAGACAGGCAAAAGTTGTCACAACGTGGCTACGAACAGCACGaacctttgtttttatttttggaaatatacatagaacaacaaaaaatattattaagaaTATTCGAAACAAAAGTAAGCCATTAAAACGGAAGGTGGATAATAAaagccgaaaattttctatatagcctCTAATGGTGATGGTATGAGGATTGAGCAAAAAATATCCTCAAatttatggccaaaaaaaagtaaacagtAAATTGCCAACTAACTGCATGACTTATTCCAACGGATTTATATCAACTCGAAAGTCTAGGATCCAGAGAAGTGTAAGGGGATGGTAGGTAAACACCAATGACAagaacctttttcaaatcaatgcAAGAAATATGTGGTTTTTGTAAATCCAAACATTCGAACACGCATTGTGAACGAAGTATATCCATCGATATTAAGAAGACAACGTAATGGCAAACTCATACGAACCTGATACCGAATCGGATGAGGACTGCGAAGTCTATTGTAAGAGATCAAAAgttaaaaattccataaaaaaaaatcaaaattcgttttttatgcTTACAGTTTTGAAACCAGTCAATGAATACAATATTGTAGATAAAATCAAGGAGGCTAATAAGGAATTATTTGCCTATGGTGCTGATGGAGATTTGGGACAAGTGGAAAACGATGATCAAACATCGCCTTTAGTGTGTAGTCGCAAAGTTAGCTTTGCTATAAATCTGGAAGTATATGAACCCCAAAGCGGTATAAGTTTACAAGAATTGGAAAAGAAATTGGGTAAAGATCCTACAGGATCTGAAGAAGAACAAGAACCTaacaaagaatcaattaaattggaaGTTATCAATGAGGAAGAGGCCACCATTGATACAGAGGATATAAAGAAATCGGAAGATCAAAGTGACCACTCTAAAGAAGAACCCGGAATAGAATCCCGTGAATCTCAAGATCCTTGGACTACAATGGAACCTTTAGCTAATGACGAAGCCATTGAAGAGATATGTGAAGAAATTCTTGTTATGGATATGGAAAGTGGAGGAGTTACAAATGTAACCACCACTACCACATCATCTATGGCCTATGAAAGTCCTAGCACTTTAcaaagaaaaattcttaaacAAATAACCTTTGATTGTGATGATGAACAGGATAATAAAAGTCTTACAAATCTTTTAATATCGGATAATGAaaatgacgatgatgataatgaGGAGGAGGAGGGAGAGATGGTACATAAACCTCAGgaagattttcttataaatgatCCCAATGATGATGatcattatgaatttgattACAATGAGCCTTTATTGGAGGAGCATAGTGATAATGAAGAAAACCAAAATTACCATTATCATTCAGAAAATAATGATAATCATCAAGATAATGAAAATGATGACAACgccgacgatgatgatgatgatgataaactTTCCATAATTGTTGCTTCATATCTGCCCGATGATGGATATGATTGTGATGACAAAGCCTCCTTAACTTCAAGCAATAAATGCAGCAACCACAATCATCATCCATCCTTTCGTAATCGCCACAAAATACCCTCATTTCGTAATCGTTTCTCTTTCAAACGTAAAACAAATCCCTCCAATATGGTGGCCTCATCCACTCACAATAACAACAATCGTTTTCAGCCACCTCCTGAAGTCACTGATCTAAAATTACACTATAAAACTTGTTGTGAATTTAAAaatgcccaacaaaagttacccAAATACACTGGCTATCTTTCGGAATATGGTCTATCACGTGATCAGCTATTGGAACGTgaacaaaaattacaaactaAACAACGCTCTCTACTGCAGCAAACTCTGAAGACATCGGAAGATGAAATGCGTAAAATGCATGACAATGAAAGGGCCTTTACCAAATGGCTAAAGAATAAAATGCGTTTTCCCCTAAATAAGACACGCAATATGTTCGATGTGAAACGTCCTTTTGGCCTGAGAAAGTGTACAAGTGTTAGCAGTGGTACGGCGACAACTGTGACATTGACccaaaatcaacaacaacagcagcattcCCTCGTCTCCATGCACCAAGTGAATGGTGACAATcggcataacaatcaaattccccATACCACGCGTTATCGTAGTATTAGtgcgaaatttagaaaaaaataattaattaaaaacaaaaagtattGTCTAATGTATGTGTAGTAATGCAAGGTTGGTTTCTTTTCTCTCTTTAAGAGAGACAAAGTAAacttaaaaattgtaaataaacaaatataatttaattttttgttatataaaaaaaactctttAGTAACTTAAccatttgttattattgtttttcgTCCTTTAACATAGGGCTCCAGGAGCCTATTAGCCAGTTTCCCCTAAAGAGAAATTCTATGACTGTATTGGAAACACAGTTGCCACACTtggaagaattctatcaaaattggtagatttttactgtttggtagattcgtacaattcttgatgttttgcaaaatattcctctgcaactaagaggtacttcacacatttttatagaaaaaactttttgacaaagcttttatagtaatacaaatttgacaaaatttcctgtacaaacgaaattttgacaaatctttctataaaaataaaatgttgacacaattttccatagaaataaaattttgaaaaaaatttcctatagaaatgttatttcgacaaaatgtcctaaagaaatgaaattttaacaaaatttcctatagaaatgacattttgataaaattatctatagaaatgaaattttgacaaaatttcctatagaaataaaattgtgacaaaatttcctgtagaaatgaaattttgacaaaatttcctatagaaatgaaattttgacaaaatttcctatcgaaatgaaaatttgacaaaatttcctatagaaatgaaaatttgacaaaatttcctttagaaatgaaattttgacaaaatttcctatagaaatgaaattttgacaaaatttcttatagaaatgaaattttgacaaaatttcctttagaaatgaaattttgacaaaatttcctatagaaatgaaattttgacaaaatttcctatagaaatgaaattttgacaaaatttcctatagaaatgaaatttgaccaaatttcctatagaaatgaaattttaacaaaatttcctatagaaattaaatttttgacaaaatttcctatagaaataaaattttgacaaaatttcctatagaaatgaaattttgacaaaatttcctatagaaatgaaattttgacaaaattgcctataaaaatgaaattttgaaaaattttctatagaaatgaaatttttgacaaaatttcctatagaaatgaaattttaacaaaatttcctattgacatgaaatttggataaaatttcctattgacatgaaattttgacaaaatttcctatagaaatgaaattttgacaaaatttcctatcgaaatgaaaatttgacaaaatttcctatagaaatgaaattttgacaaaattccctatagaaatgaaattttgacaaaatttcctatagaaatgaaattttgacaaaatttcctatagaaattaaattttgacaaaatttcctatagaaatgaaatttgaccaaatttcctatagaaatgaaattttaacaaaatttcctatagaaatgaaattttgacaaaatttcctatagaaataaaattttgacaaaatttcctatagaaatgaaattttgacaaaatttcctatagaaatgaaattttgacaaaatttcctatagaaatgaaattttgacaaaatttcctatagaaatgaaattttaaaaaaatttgctataaaaatgaaatttcgacaaaatgtcctaaagaaataaaattatgacaaaatttcctatagaaatatttgggagccaccgtggtgcaatggttagcatgcccgccttggtcgtgggttcgattcctgcttcgaccgaacaccaaaaagtttttcagcagtggattatcccacctcagtaatgctggtgacatttctgagggtttcaaagcttctctaagtggtttcactgcaatgtggaacgccgttcggactcgactataaaaaggaggtcccttgtcattgagcttaacatggaatcgggcagctctcagtgataagagagaagttcaccaatgtggtatcacaatggactgaatagtctaagtgagcctgatacatcgggctgccacctaacctaacctaacctaacctaacctatggaaatgaaattttgacatttcctataaaaataaaattttgagaaaattatctatagaaataaaattttaaaaaaatttcctatagaaatgaaattttgacaaaattacccatagaaatgaaattttgacaaaatttcttttagaaatgaagttttgacgaaatttcctatagaaatgaagttttgacaaaatttcctatagaaattaaattttaacaaaatttccttcagaaatgaaatttaaaaaaaattcctatagaaatgaaatttaaaaaaaaaattctatagaaatgaaattttaacaaaatttcgtatagaaatgaaattttgacaaaatttcgtatagaaatgaaattttgacaaaatttcatatagaaatgaaattttgacaaaatttcatatagaaatgaaattttgaaaaaatttcctatggaaatgaacttttaacaaaatttcctatagaaatgaaattttgataaaatttcgtatagaaatgaaattttgacaaaatttcctataaaaatgaaattttaacaaaatttcctataaatatgaaattttaacaaaatttcctataaaaatgaaattttgacaaaattttctataaaaatgaaattttgacaaaatttcctatagaaatgaaattttgacaaaatgtcctaaagaaaaaaaattatgacaaaatttcctatagaaatgaaattttaacaaaatttcctatagaaatgaaattttgacaaaatttcctataaaaatgaaattttgaaaaattttctatagaaatgaaatttttgacaaaatttcctgtagaaatgaaattttaacaaaatttcctattgacatgaaatttggttaaaatttcctattgacatgaaattttgacaaaatttcctataaaaatgaaattttgacaaaatttcctatagaaatgaaattttgacaaaatgtcctaaagaaaaaaaattatgacaaaatttcctatagaaatgaaattttaacaaaatttcctatagaaatgaaattttgacaaaatttcctataaaaatgaaattttgaaaaattttctatagaaatgaaatttttgacaaaatttcctgtagaaatgaaattttaacaaaatttcctattgacatgaaatttggataaaatttcctattgacatgaaattttgacaaaatttcctataaaaacgaaattttgacaaaatttcctataaaaatgaaattttaaaaaattttcctatagaaataaaattttgagaaaataaataaataaaaataaataaataaagaaataaaattttgacaatatttcctatagaaatgaaattttt
This is a stretch of genomic DNA from Haematobia irritans isolate KBUSLIRL chromosome 4, ASM5000362v1, whole genome shotgun sequence. It encodes these proteins:
- the LOC142233466 gene encoding uncharacterized protein LOC142233466, giving the protein MANSYEPDTESDEDCEVYFLKPVNEYNIVDKIKEANKELFAYGADGDLGQVENDDQTSPLVCSRKVSFAINLEVYEPQSGISLQELEKKLGKDPTGSEEEQEPNKESIKLEVINEEEATIDTEDIKKSEDQSDHSKEEPGIESRESQDPWTTMEPLANDEAIEEICEEILVMDMESGGVTNVTTTTTSSMAYESPSTLQRKILKQITFDCDDEQDNKSLTNLLISDNENDDDDNEEEEGEMVHKPQEDFLINDPNDDDHYEFDYNEPLLEEHSDNEENQNYHYHSENNDNHQDNENDDNADDDDDDDKLSIIVASYLPDDGYDCDDKASLTSSNKCSNHNHHPSFRNRHKIPSFRNRFSFKRKTNPSNMVASSTHNNNNRFQPPPEVTDLKLHYKTCCEFKNAQQKLPKYTGYLSEYGLSRDQLLEREQKLQTKQRSLLQQTLKTSEDEMRKMHDNERAFTKWLKNKMRFPLNKTRNMFDVKRPFGLRKCTSVSSGTATTVTLTQNQQQQQHSLVSMHQVNGDNRHNNQIPHTTRYRSISAKFRKK